The following proteins come from a genomic window of Triticum aestivum cultivar Chinese Spring chromosome 6A, IWGSC CS RefSeq v2.1, whole genome shotgun sequence:
- the LOC123128684 gene encoding anthranilate O-methyltransferase 3-like, with protein sequence MRMEHDFHMAEGEDDNSYAKNSRLQENALVETKPALQEAVTQVYAALPHPTMTIVDLGCSSGENTLFFVSNVIKAVADHLEKLGGRTAELQFFLNDLPGNDFNRVFRSVQRFKNSIGGMCRRKGEEIPAFFIAGLPSSYYRRLLPRSSVHLFHSSYCLHWRSRLPHGLEGKKRPYLNKGNIYIAMTTPPSVVKMYQEEFEKDMLLLLRLRHEELVAGGQMMLTFLGRKHGDAYSGGLCRLLGLLSRSVQSLVDEGLVEKEKLDSFNLPLYGPSMEEVKAIVDQSQQFRMNHIKLFETNWDPYDDSEGNDVRDSVQSGINVSKTLRAVMEPLFASHFGESVLDELFKKFAYNVEVHLKKEKTKYSVITLSLTRI encoded by the exons ATGAGGATGGAGCATGACTTCCATATGGCCGAAGGAGAAGACGACAACAGCTACGCCAAGAACTCAAGGCTTCAG GAAAATGCCTTGGTTGAGACTAAGCCGGCTCTCCAGGAGGCCGTGACACAAGTGTACGCGGCTCTCCCCCATCCAACAATGACCATTGTTGACCTGGGCTGCTCTTCAGGCGAGAACACGCTCTTCTTCGTCTCCAATGTGATCAAAGCGGTCGCCGACCATCTTGAGAAGCTCGGTGGCCGTACCGCTGAGCTCCAGTTCTTTCTCAATGATTTACCAGGAAATGACTTCAACCGCGTCTTTCGATCGGTTCAACGATTCAAGAACTCGATTGGTGGTATGTGTCGTCGCAAGGGAGAGGAGATACCTGCTTTCTTCATCGCCGGGTTGCCGAGCTCCTACTACAGGAGGCTTCTGCCTCGCAGCAGTGTTCACCTCTTTCACTCGTCGTATTGCCTGCATTGGCGCTCTCGG CTTCCCCATGGATTAGAGGGCAAGAAAAGACCATATCTCAACAAAGGAAACATCTACATTGCGATGACTACCCCACCATCGGTGGTAAAAATGTACCAAGAGGAGTTTGAGAAGGACATGTTGTTGCTCCTCCGTCTGCGACATGAAGAACTAGTTGCAGGCGGACAGATGATGCTCACATTTCTAGGGAGGAAACATGGTGATGCCTACAGCGGAGGTCTCTGCCGTCTACTCGGGCTACTTTCACGGTCTGTGCAATCACTTGTTGACGAG GGCCTCGTGGAGAAGGAAAAGCTCGACTCCTTTAATCTACCTTTGTACGGCCCATCGATGGAAGAAGTCAAAGCAATCGTCGATCAAAGCCAGCAGTTTCGCATGAATCATATCAAGCTGTTCGAGACCAACTGGGATCCTTACGACGATTCGGAAGGCAATGATGTGCGTGACAGTGTCCAAAGTGGCATAAATGTCTCCAAGACCTTGAGGGCAGTGATGGAGCCCCTGTTTGCAAGCCATTTCGGCGAATCCGTCCTCGACGAGCTCTTCAAGAAATTTGCATACAACGTCGAGGTGCACCTAAAGAAGGAGAAGACCAAGTACTCCGTCATTACTCTGTCGTTAACAAGAATATGA
- the LOC123131134 gene encoding pathogenesis-related protein PRB1-3: protein MKPLAALLVSSLHIHCLCLLLRGAHATAPAPGAHHKYNATVYNASAARCADCDGGGDGAAAGAALGGLGAWAEAAEFLYYHNAVRMARWELPLAWSPRLESYARSWASQRRADCALRHSFPEGQFALGENIFWGGAGAAWRPGDAVKDWAAEGVDYSYAANACAPGRECGHYTQIVWRRTAYVGCARVVCDDGGVFITCNYYPPGNVVGERPY from the coding sequence ATGAAGCCTCTCGCCGCTCTGCTCGTCTCCAGCCTCCACATCCATTGCCTTTGCCTACTACTCCGGGGAGCACATGCCACGGCGCCGGCGCCGGGAGCCCACCACAAGTACAACGCGACGGTGTACAACGCCTCGGCAGCGCGGTGCGCGGACTGCGACGGCGGGGGAGACGGCGCCGCGGCCGGCGCGGCGCTCGGCGGCCTCGGCGCGTGGGCGGAGGCGGCGGAGTTCCTCTACTACCACAACGCGGTGCGGATGGCGCGGTGGGAGCTGCCGCTGGCGTGGTCGCCGCGGCTGGAGTCGTACGCGCGGTCGTGGGCGTCGCAGCGCCGAGCGGACTGCGCGCTGCGGCACTCGTTCCCGGAGGGCCAGTTCGCGCTGGGCGAGAACATCTTctggggcggcgccggcgcggcgtGGCGGCCCGGGGACGCCGTCAAGGACTGGGCGGCGGAGGGCGTGGACTACTCGTACGCCGCCAACGCGTGCGCGCCCGGCCGGGAGTGCGGCCACTACACGCAGATCGTGTGGCGCCGCACCGCCTACGTCGGCTGCGCGCGCGTCGTCTGCGACGACGGCGGCGTCTTCATCACCTGCAACTACTACCCGCCGGGGAACGTCGTCGGGGAGCGGCCCTACTGA